Genomic DNA from Synergistaceae bacterium:
CCTGACTGTCCAGACCCTCGAATGCCTGTGCGAATTTCTGGCGTGTGGCCAGCAGTCCTTCTATAGCTTTCTGAGCGTTGGTAAATTGATCTTCCGCCGGCCTGGTCAGCACCGCAACGGGACTGCCATGCCGGGTGATCATAAATGACTCGCCGCTTTCGACTCTGTCCAGCAGAGCGGACAATTTTGTTTTTGCTTCATAAGCTCCCACGATTTGCATTACTCTCACCTCAATTGACCAGTATAGACCGGTCGTAATAAAAATTCAACAAGGGAATATATATGATTTCAGCCGGCTATCGGGTATCATATAGTTGGTTTTGTGTCGATTGGCAGCAGCAGATATTGGTCATTCAAAAAATGAAGGAGGGGTATTTTATGCCGACAGTTTCGTTTCCCTTTGGGAAGGAATCCCTCACTTACACGATTCCCGACGACCGCTTCAAGGGAGAGCTGGTTTCCCGAATGCACAGTTACAGGGCTGCCGCTTCTCAGAAAGAACTGGTGGATCAGGCCCTGAGCAACCCCGCGGGAACCCCGCCGCTGAGCATCATGGCGGAAGGAAAGCGCAACGTGGTCCTCATCGCCAGCGACCACACCCGCCCGGTCCCCAGCAAATTCATCGTGCCCTCCATGCTGGCGGAGATCCGGAAGGGCAGTCCGGACGCGAAAATCACCATCCTCGTCTCCACGGGCTGCCATCGGGAGACCACAAAAGAAGAGCTGATCAACAAATTTGGAAGCGAAATCGTGGAGCGCGAGCACATCGTCATCCACAACTGCGACACCTCCGAGGTTGTTTATCTGGG
This window encodes:
- a CDS encoding type II toxin-antitoxin system prevent-host-death family antitoxin — its product is MQIVGAYEAKTKLSALLDRVESGESFMITRHGSPVAVLTRPAEDQFTNAQKAIEGLLATRQKFAQAFEGLDSQGVKALIEEGRR